From Paenibacillus sp. V4I7, one genomic window encodes:
- a CDS encoding C40 family peptidase translates to MKYFTKSFICSCALVCAAVSLFSAPSVQAASSTSTVKVQVNDELIKFPEVQPFIDNAGTLQVPLRVLSEKLGYQVGWARQENDIVVTLMNKQQTIQLTTDEKQAIVNSKTISLESSPTLYQGNTYVPLRFITETFGSPIEWNEVNRIAIVNVDGKSHKPAWIAPPPTPVLASAPKVAAVAKPSVSDQIVQTANTFMGTPYVWGGTTPRGFDCSGFVRYLYEAKGIDLPRTSVQMYDQAGTRVTDLKVGDLVFFAAGSVNHVGIYLGNDQFISATTSRGVTIDSLASSYWGSRYVGAKRVL, encoded by the coding sequence TTGAAATATTTCACAAAAAGCTTTATTTGTTCATGCGCACTTGTTTGTGCGGCAGTATCTCTGTTTTCCGCTCCCTCGGTTCAAGCCGCATCATCAACATCCACTGTGAAAGTCCAAGTCAACGATGAGTTGATTAAGTTCCCAGAAGTACAGCCATTTATTGACAATGCAGGAACGCTGCAAGTTCCACTACGAGTGCTATCTGAGAAATTGGGTTATCAAGTAGGCTGGGCTAGGCAAGAAAACGACATAGTGGTTACGTTGATGAACAAGCAGCAGACGATTCAACTGACAACCGACGAGAAGCAAGCGATCGTGAACAGCAAGACGATTAGTCTGGAAAGCAGTCCGACGCTTTATCAAGGTAATACGTATGTACCCTTGCGTTTCATTACTGAAACATTTGGTTCTCCAATTGAATGGAATGAAGTGAATCGTATCGCGATTGTGAATGTCGATGGCAAGTCGCACAAGCCGGCCTGGATTGCACCGCCACCAACGCCAGTCCTAGCCTCAGCTCCAAAGGTCGCAGCGGTAGCTAAACCATCCGTGTCTGATCAAATCGTGCAAACAGCAAATACGTTCATGGGTACGCCATACGTTTGGGGAGGCACAACACCCAGAGGGTTTGATTGTTCCGGATTTGTGCGCTATTTGTACGAAGCTAAAGGCATTGATCTACCCAGAACTTCGGTTCAAATGTATGATCAAGCCGGAACTAGAGTTACGGACTTGAAGGTTGGAGATCTTGTGTTTTTTGCAGCAGGCAGTGTAAATCACGTGGGTATTTATCTGGGGAATGATCAATTCATTTCAGCAACAACGTCTAGAGGTGTAACGATAGATAGTCTCGCCAGTTCCTACTGGGGATCCAGATATGTGGGAGCCAAAAGAGTTCTGTAA
- a CDS encoding MgtC/SapB family protein, whose product MSLLVLEKLGMALLLGLLIGIDRQLKHKPLGMKTSMVISVASCLITIVSIGAVQKYSIPGYTNMDPMRLAAQIISGVGFIGAGVILRRSNEIISGLTTAALVWAASALGIATGAGFFQEATMAVILIIFAINLFPIFIKLLGPQKLREKDLAINIIFSPEGDMSTLIDQISAEYMKVKHIKIKDLNENQQIQLVISTADKHRTTTVYTKIKKIEYVLAAEVETISN is encoded by the coding sequence ATGAGTCTTCTTGTTTTGGAGAAACTAGGGATGGCGCTGTTATTAGGTCTGTTGATCGGGATTGACCGTCAACTCAAGCATAAACCATTGGGTATGAAAACGAGTATGGTGATTTCAGTGGCGAGCTGCTTAATCACTATTGTATCGATAGGAGCCGTTCAAAAGTACTCCATCCCCGGATATACGAATATGGATCCTATGAGGCTAGCTGCTCAAATCATAAGCGGAGTAGGTTTTATCGGGGCCGGCGTTATTTTAAGACGAAGTAATGAGATTATTTCGGGACTTACGACAGCGGCCTTGGTATGGGCAGCATCCGCTCTAGGCATCGCAACGGGAGCAGGTTTTTTTCAAGAGGCGACTATGGCTGTCATTCTCATTATTTTCGCTATCAATCTGTTTCCGATTTTTATCAAGCTGCTTGGCCCGCAAAAACTGAGGGAGAAGGACTTGGCGATCAATATTATATTCAGTCCTGAAGGGGACATGTCTACACTTATTGATCAAATCAGCGCAGAATACATGAAGGTGAAGCATATCAAAATCAAGGACTTGAACGAGAACCAACAAATTCAGTTGGTCATTTCCACGGCAGACAAACATCGTACGACAACTGTTTATACCAAAATCAAGAAGATCGAATATGTGCTAGCTGCCGAAGTTGAAACGATAAGCAATTAG
- a CDS encoding glycerophosphodiester phosphodiesterase, translating to MLSNKPMIIAHRGAKGMAPENTLAAFRLGLSQGCEGIELDVHLTADDEIVVCHDMTLDRTTDGKGLIAEKSLSEIKTYDAGFWFGNEFKGETVPTLDEVFDLVPESIMINVEVKYAYEGRMERKLVEFLRRRHRLNHVIVSSFDHKCVRRIKQMESEAKIGLLYQSKLLDPTAYARSFDVEVYSLHPYFQMLDAEDVLKATESGLYVYPYTANEVNDLLHLTGFGVSGIITDFPGRLKDLLHTQDSK from the coding sequence ATGCTAAGTAATAAACCAATGATTATTGCACATCGTGGGGCCAAAGGAATGGCTCCAGAAAATACGCTCGCTGCTTTCAGGCTTGGGTTAAGCCAGGGATGCGAAGGGATTGAGCTTGACGTACATTTGACCGCCGATGATGAAATTGTCGTTTGTCATGATATGACGTTGGATCGGACTACAGACGGGAAAGGCCTGATAGCGGAGAAAAGCTTATCGGAAATCAAAACCTATGATGCTGGTTTCTGGTTTGGCAATGAGTTCAAAGGGGAGACCGTTCCTACTTTAGACGAAGTCTTTGATCTAGTACCTGAAAGCATTATGATTAACGTGGAAGTTAAATATGCATACGAAGGCAGAATGGAGCGTAAGTTAGTTGAATTTCTACGCAGACGTCACCGTTTAAATCATGTCATCGTTTCATCTTTCGACCATAAGTGTGTCAGAAGGATCAAGCAAATGGAATCGGAAGCCAAGATCGGTCTTTTGTATCAATCTAAATTGCTTGATCCTACCGCATACGCGCGAAGTTTTGATGTCGAGGTGTACTCGCTTCATCCGTACTTTCAAATGCTGGATGCCGAGGATGTGCTGAAGGCTACAGAGAGCGGGCTTTATGTCTACCCTTATACGGCAAATGAAGTCAATGATCTGCTGCATCTAACTGGGTTTGGGGTTTCGGGTATCATTACGGACTTCCCTGGAAGATTAAAAGATTTGTTGCATACGCAGGATTCCAAGTGA
- a CDS encoding ABC transporter substrate-binding protein, protein MGNKRLTGLALTATMVFLAACSVNMGESTESKKPETTKSGAAVEISGTKKVVFWHAMGGANTKVVDQLVANYNASQNKIKVEAVYQGNYDDLLSKLKASMGTSEGPSVVQMYEIGSRFMIDSKAITPMQNFIDADKWDLSQLEPNIAGYYTLGGKLYSMPFNTSNPVLYYNKDLFKAAGLDPAKPPKTFEELKAAADAITKTGKATGANFAIYGWFMEQLFANQGAEYVNNGNGRSSMATQSQVNSEAGVKVLTWWKDLVDTKAANNLGRKTDDSKKAFSAGQVGMILESTAQVKGLVDSASGKFEVGTGFLPKPADAKEGGVVVGGASLWVMNNRSDDEQKSTWDFIKFLTSPKEQAYWHVNTGYFPITKKAYDEDIVKENLKKFPQFQTAIDQLHQTKMNPATQGAVMGVFPEARQIVEGAIEEVLNNKKSPKEALDAAEKEITSKIQTYNKTVK, encoded by the coding sequence ATGGGGAATAAAAGGTTAACGGGTTTAGCTTTAACGGCAACGATGGTTTTCCTTGCAGCATGCAGCGTAAATATGGGGGAAAGTACAGAAAGCAAGAAACCAGAGACAACGAAATCTGGAGCAGCAGTTGAGATAAGCGGGACTAAAAAAGTCGTTTTCTGGCATGCGATGGGTGGAGCAAATACGAAAGTTGTTGATCAACTGGTCGCCAATTATAACGCTTCTCAGAATAAAATCAAAGTAGAAGCGGTCTATCAAGGAAATTACGACGACCTGCTTAGTAAACTGAAGGCGTCGATGGGGACAAGTGAAGGTCCTTCAGTCGTCCAGATGTATGAAATCGGTAGCCGCTTCATGATTGATTCCAAAGCAATTACACCGATGCAAAACTTCATTGATGCAGATAAGTGGGATTTGTCACAGTTGGAGCCGAACATCGCTGGTTACTATACGTTAGGCGGCAAACTTTACTCGATGCCGTTCAACACATCGAATCCGGTTCTTTATTATAACAAAGACTTGTTTAAAGCTGCCGGCCTTGATCCTGCGAAACCTCCAAAGACTTTCGAGGAATTGAAAGCTGCAGCTGACGCAATTACCAAAACTGGTAAAGCGACAGGAGCAAACTTTGCGATATACGGCTGGTTCATGGAGCAGCTTTTTGCCAACCAAGGCGCGGAATATGTAAACAACGGAAACGGTCGCAGCTCGATGGCAACCCAATCGCAAGTGAACTCGGAAGCTGGAGTAAAAGTGTTGACTTGGTGGAAAGACTTGGTGGACACTAAAGCTGCAAACAACCTGGGACGTAAGACCGACGATTCCAAGAAGGCATTTTCTGCTGGACAGGTGGGTATGATCTTAGAGTCCACTGCTCAAGTTAAAGGGCTTGTTGACAGCGCTAGCGGCAAATTCGAAGTTGGCACCGGTTTCTTGCCGAAGCCAGCAGATGCGAAAGAAGGCGGCGTAGTTGTCGGCGGAGCCAGCTTGTGGGTCATGAACAACCGATCGGATGACGAGCAAAAATCGACTTGGGATTTCATCAAATTCTTGACTTCACCTAAAGAGCAGGCCTACTGGCACGTGAACACTGGATACTTCCCGATTACTAAAAAAGCTTATGACGAAGATATTGTAAAGGAAAACCTGAAAAAATTCCCTCAATTCCAGACCGCCATTGATCAACTGCACCAAACGAAGATGAACCCAGCAACGCAAGGCGCGGTAATGGGGGTATTCCCTGAAGCAAGACAAATTGTTGAAGGGGCGATCGAAGAAGTGCTCAACAACAAGAAGTCGCCGAAGGAAGCATTGGATGCAGCGGAAAAAGAGATCACTTCGAAGATTCAAACTTACAACAAAACAGTCAAATAA
- a CDS encoding carbohydrate ABC transporter permease: MIAKRIAPTLNYLLLVVLALIVLYPLLFTVSSSFMTEQEVSNFPPPLFPSQLYLENFKNAISGFPIVRFILNSFIVSSGITVSQVITSSLAAYAFSFLNFKGKKVLFAVFLSTMMIPWEVTIIPNYLTIKNWGWMDSYQGLIVPFMAGAFGVFLLRQFFLQLPNELFDAAKIDGCGHLRNFFSIVLPLSRPALSTLAVYVFLTHWNHYLWPLLITNRASMRTVQIGVSMLQHAEVMSWNLILAGVTLVLLPSFILLAFGVKQLVRGITAGAVKG, from the coding sequence ATGATCGCGAAAAGGATTGCACCCACCCTGAATTACTTATTGCTAGTTGTGCTGGCCCTTATCGTTTTGTATCCGCTGTTATTTACGGTATCCTCATCGTTTATGACAGAGCAGGAAGTATCTAACTTCCCACCGCCATTATTTCCTTCTCAGTTGTATCTCGAGAACTTCAAGAACGCTATTTCTGGCTTTCCAATCGTACGCTTTATTCTGAACAGTTTTATTGTATCTTCGGGGATTACGGTAAGTCAGGTTATCACGTCCAGTTTGGCCGCCTACGCTTTTTCGTTCTTGAATTTCAAAGGAAAGAAAGTTTTGTTCGCCGTCTTTCTTTCAACCATGATGATTCCATGGGAAGTCACCATTATTCCTAATTATTTGACCATCAAAAATTGGGGATGGATGGACAGCTACCAGGGGCTGATCGTTCCCTTTATGGCTGGGGCCTTCGGGGTTTTCCTGCTTCGCCAGTTTTTCCTTCAGCTGCCTAATGAGCTGTTTGATGCGGCAAAAATTGACGGATGCGGGCATCTGCGGAATTTTTTCTCGATCGTACTTCCGCTATCCCGTCCTGCACTTTCTACTTTGGCGGTCTATGTCTTCCTTACGCACTGGAATCACTATTTATGGCCTCTGTTAATTACAAATAGGGCATCCATGCGAACGGTGCAAATCGGGGTTTCGATGCTGCAGCATGCTGAAGTCATGTCGTGGAATTTGATTTTAGCGGGAGTTACACTGGTTCTGCTTCCATCTTTCATTTTATTGGCCTTTGGCGTGAAACAATTAGTACGTGGGATTACAGCAGGCGCTGTAAAAGGTTAA
- a CDS encoding carbohydrate ABC transporter permease, producing the protein MSVNESVLNRGITESVSARKKKWEENILAYLFLAPSLALFIAFLFYPMVKSVYLSMTLTDPRGRVVEFVGLDNFIDLLASGQFYSNLKVTLLFILFTVPTSIVWSLFLAAITHNKLRGMKVFQFIFSLPIVISVGTGSIIWFLLFHPTAGMLNYFLSIANIDPIPWLTSPSWALVSISLLTIWMNMGFLFIVLSSGLQGVPEEIYESAKIDGSGPTRTFIQIVLPLLSPTIFFALIVSVIGAFQAFGQIHILTKGGPMNTTNVIVYSIYQDAFVNFRFGIGSAQALVLFVIIMILTVVQFKVLEKKVHYQ; encoded by the coding sequence ATGTCAGTAAATGAAAGCGTTTTAAATCGGGGGATAACGGAAAGTGTGTCAGCAAGGAAAAAGAAGTGGGAGGAGAATATATTAGCTTATTTATTTCTAGCGCCTTCCTTGGCTTTGTTTATTGCTTTCCTTTTTTATCCAATGGTCAAATCTGTTTACTTGAGCATGACGCTCACGGACCCTCGCGGTAGGGTCGTTGAATTTGTTGGGCTGGATAATTTCATCGATTTACTCGCATCGGGACAGTTTTATTCGAATTTGAAAGTGACGTTGCTTTTCATCTTGTTTACAGTACCTACTTCAATCGTATGGTCCCTGTTTTTGGCGGCAATCACACATAACAAACTGCGGGGTATGAAAGTATTCCAGTTCATATTTTCTCTGCCTATCGTCATTTCGGTAGGTACGGGGTCGATTATCTGGTTCTTGCTCTTCCATCCGACAGCAGGCATGCTGAATTACTTTTTAAGCATTGCAAACATCGATCCGATCCCTTGGCTAACGAGTCCTTCGTGGGCGTTGGTTTCGATCTCCCTGTTGACGATATGGATGAATATGGGATTCCTGTTCATTGTGCTATCCAGTGGTCTTCAAGGGGTTCCGGAAGAAATTTATGAAAGCGCTAAAATTGACGGTTCAGGACCAACACGGACATTTATCCAAATCGTTTTGCCGCTTCTGTCGCCAACGATATTTTTTGCTCTTATTGTGTCCGTGATCGGAGCCTTCCAAGCCTTTGGACAAATTCATATTTTGACAAAAGGTGGTCCGATGAATACGACTAATGTGATCGTGTATTCCATCTACCAGGACGCTTTCGTTAATTTCCGTTTCGGAATTGGAAGTGCACAGGCTTTAGTTCTCTTCGTAATTATCATGATCTTGACTGTGGTGCAGTTTAAAGTATTAGAAAAGAAGGTGCATTATCAATGA
- a CDS encoding sugar phosphate isomerase/epimerase has product MEWTISYSDLLMLGKPVEENVEALVREGAKHIELLLDGGAWNDIEGTMNRSVPYLLHAGVSYSVHPPAWDTNLTSENKAIRDASFDEYRKSILFAHRIGAKHVVIHPGFCFSPAFSKQNAIAQAEEAVNRLCRIASPLGIQLAIENVGYHGHSLFTEDEYVQFVLRLESAAVYLVDTGHAHLNGWNIPALLQKVAPRLGSVHLHDNFGSSDEHLPIGEGSIEWEPIYEVLRSVRDCQLILEYAPGTELSRLRSDTALLLEQIDRHGE; this is encoded by the coding sequence ATGGAGTGGACGATCAGTTATTCCGATTTATTGATGCTAGGGAAGCCAGTGGAAGAAAATGTGGAAGCGCTTGTTAGAGAAGGGGCGAAGCATATTGAGCTTCTGCTTGATGGAGGGGCGTGGAACGATATAGAAGGAACCATGAACAGGTCTGTCCCTTACCTCCTGCATGCCGGCGTTTCTTATAGCGTGCATCCTCCTGCTTGGGATACGAATCTAACCAGTGAAAATAAAGCAATACGTGATGCTTCATTCGATGAATACCGCAAATCGATCTTATTTGCCCACCGTATAGGGGCTAAACATGTCGTGATTCATCCGGGGTTTTGCTTTTCACCGGCTTTCAGTAAACAAAATGCAATCGCTCAGGCTGAGGAGGCAGTAAATAGGTTATGCCGAATAGCTTCTCCTCTCGGGATTCAATTAGCTATCGAGAATGTTGGATATCACGGTCATTCGCTATTTACGGAGGATGAGTATGTGCAGTTCGTCCTGCGGCTGGAATCTGCGGCTGTCTATTTGGTAGACACGGGGCATGCCCACCTTAATGGCTGGAATATTCCAGCTTTACTCCAGAAGGTAGCCCCTAGGCTTGGTTCCGTTCATCTGCATGATAATTTCGGGAGTTCCGACGAGCATCTTCCCATCGGTGAAGGTTCGATAGAATGGGAACCTATTTATGAGGTGCTGCGTTCAGTGCGCGATTGCCAGTTGATTCTTGAATACGCACCTGGAACCGAGCTTTCCAGACTTCGTTCTGATACAGCCCTTCTCCTAGAGCAAATAGATAGGCATGGAGAATAA
- a CDS encoding AraC family transcriptional regulator has product MKWPIFNRQTLVFKIFISFLVIILLFSSFNLLSVHLFGKGVQKEIIQYNRLMLKNTAERYQTHFERMKTILFDLYSDEYVVAFNRQLLRKSPLDIEFSSATEFMKPLRAQAYNPMLYLHNVLIHFNTPSIVFEKEGSVEADMLFSQFYVSEDYPLSFWENNLRDSRNYRLHAEETFTVSTLNSALELQLIPFSFRVPASNYQVIALLDANLMREAYYGEEDNRQFMILEKNGSLLYSTSGRLAATDIPKFNDSEDYILSGDYYFFRDTPAESSLTYVTAVPYSNIATRVRTATLTLILISGAAIIIGILASVFFSRKINRPVKDMVTLLLRRDSGKLKSTIHEFDLIHQNIRDLMLEKEATLKDLIDKRSLLTSFGYINKLKAIMSDINDWKDIAEMNEPFFIVLYQLHFKMLSVENSQMKTDRMAYYIQEYINVVMSESVPSSHTFQIENNQILSLIRGKDVGEELEQGLGMLKMILDRDKDYFLATIAISSVYEHSSQFNDAYLEVQEMAQRARPVDESQIIRERRHVPPQLVFTVQQEQELYANLQAGNHEFCISFLNRMLEQYDRKEASIQQLKQLAAGIIARVVKILAPYGVDAESSMQQRHMALMKECYTLDQFKQFYEHLFLTSATIILSIKDEQDPTISFILDYVENRYAEDLSLELLADKLNLSVAYLSVYIKEKTGTNFSEHLNAIRIRKAKELLTEHNLSVQEIGLQIGYQNVTSFIRMFKKITGIPPGEYRKSKRM; this is encoded by the coding sequence TTGAAATGGCCTATCTTTAACCGACAAACGCTTGTTTTTAAAATATTCATTAGCTTTCTTGTCATTATTTTATTGTTTTCCTCATTTAACCTGCTGTCCGTCCACTTATTCGGTAAGGGCGTACAGAAAGAGATTATTCAGTACAACCGCTTGATGCTTAAGAATACCGCAGAGCGGTATCAAACTCATTTTGAGCGAATGAAGACTATACTGTTTGATCTTTATTCAGATGAATATGTGGTTGCTTTCAACCGTCAACTTCTTAGGAAGAGTCCGTTAGATATCGAGTTTTCCTCTGCGACAGAATTTATGAAGCCACTGCGGGCCCAGGCGTATAATCCGATGCTCTATCTCCATAATGTGTTGATTCATTTCAACACGCCATCGATCGTTTTTGAAAAGGAAGGCAGCGTCGAAGCGGACATGCTTTTCTCGCAATTCTACGTGAGCGAAGATTACCCGCTCTCATTCTGGGAAAATAATTTGCGTGATTCCCGCAATTACAGGCTGCACGCCGAAGAAACATTTACGGTGTCTACCCTGAATTCCGCATTGGAGCTACAGCTTATTCCATTTTCGTTTCGGGTGCCAGCATCCAATTATCAGGTGATTGCCTTGCTTGATGCCAATCTGATGCGAGAAGCCTATTATGGCGAGGAGGACAATCGGCAGTTCATGATCTTAGAGAAGAATGGATCGCTTCTATACAGCACCTCTGGTCGGCTGGCGGCAACCGATATACCCAAGTTTAATGATAGTGAAGATTACATCTTATCCGGCGATTATTACTTTTTTAGAGACACGCCTGCCGAATCTAGTCTCACCTATGTAACAGCTGTTCCTTATTCCAATATCGCGACAAGAGTCAGGACTGCCACACTTACTCTGATCTTGATCTCTGGCGCTGCGATCATCATCGGCATCCTTGCTTCCGTGTTCTTTAGCCGCAAAATTAATCGACCGGTCAAAGATATGGTAACTTTGCTTTTACGCAGGGATTCGGGCAAGTTGAAAAGCACCATTCACGAGTTTGACTTGATCCATCAGAACATCCGGGATTTGATGCTGGAGAAGGAGGCCACCCTCAAGGATCTAATCGACAAACGATCTCTTCTGACTAGCTTTGGTTATATCAATAAATTGAAAGCTATTATGTCCGACATTAACGACTGGAAGGATATCGCCGAAATGAACGAACCGTTCTTCATCGTATTGTATCAGCTCCACTTTAAGATGCTATCGGTTGAGAACAGTCAGATGAAAACGGATCGCATGGCTTACTATATTCAGGAGTATATTAATGTGGTCATGTCCGAATCTGTCCCCTCTTCCCATACCTTTCAAATCGAAAATAATCAAATTTTATCTCTAATTAGAGGTAAGGATGTGGGAGAAGAGTTGGAGCAAGGACTGGGGATGTTGAAAATGATACTCGACCGGGATAAAGATTATTTTCTTGCAACTATTGCAATCAGCTCGGTTTACGAGCATTCCAGCCAGTTTAATGATGCCTATCTCGAAGTTCAGGAGATGGCTCAGCGAGCCAGGCCAGTAGATGAAAGTCAAATCATTCGGGAACGTCGCCATGTACCGCCTCAACTGGTATTCACAGTTCAGCAAGAGCAGGAGCTGTACGCGAACTTGCAGGCAGGCAACCATGAGTTCTGTATTTCATTCTTGAATCGGATGCTCGAACAATACGATCGAAAGGAAGCAAGCATCCAGCAGCTGAAGCAACTGGCTGCAGGAATCATAGCAAGGGTTGTGAAAATATTAGCACCCTATGGAGTCGATGCAGAATCCTCCATGCAGCAGCGCCATATGGCACTTATGAAAGAATGCTACACGCTGGACCAGTTCAAACAGTTCTATGAGCATCTTTTTCTCACATCCGCCACAATCATCTTATCTATCAAAGATGAACAAGATCCAACCATCTCGTTCATCTTGGACTATGTAGAGAATCGGTATGCGGAGGATCTGTCACTTGAACTGCTTGCTGATAAACTGAATTTATCCGTTGCCTACTTGTCGGTGTATATTAAAGAGAAAACGGGCACTAACTTCAGTGAGCACTTAAATGCTATCCGAATTCGCAAAGCGAAGGAGTTGCTTACCGAGCATAATCTTAGTGTACAGGAAATCGGCCTTCAGATCGGTTACCAGAATGTCACTTCTTTTATACGAATGTTTAAGAAAATAACCGGCATTCCGCCCGGTGAGTATCGGAAATCAAAACGAATGTAA
- a CDS encoding ABC transporter permease, protein MNVSTRKKSSATVRRIKKNWDLYLLILPVMAFFIIFEYVPMYGVQIAFKDFIATKGITGSPWVGFKHFERFFESYYFWRLLKNTLGIGVYQLLIGFPVPIALALLINELRSKRISRFVQTVTYAPHFLSTVVMVGMIFIFLSPQTGIVNGLITWFRGTPIDFMTEPAWFKSIYVGSGVWQQMGWSSIIYLAALTGIDPQLHEAARVDGASRWQRIWHVNLPGIIPTIIILLILNMGSLLSVGFEKVYLMQNSLNMSSSDIISTHVYHKGIIDGQYSYSAAVGLFNSIVNFTLLVIVNRMARKVNGTSLW, encoded by the coding sequence ATGAATGTAAGTACCCGAAAAAAAAGTTCGGCAACGGTGAGGCGAATCAAAAAAAACTGGGATTTGTACTTACTTATTTTACCTGTCATGGCCTTCTTTATTATATTCGAGTATGTGCCGATGTACGGTGTGCAGATTGCATTCAAAGACTTTATCGCAACCAAGGGGATTACGGGAAGCCCATGGGTCGGCTTCAAACACTTTGAGCGCTTTTTTGAAAGCTACTATTTTTGGAGATTACTCAAAAATACACTCGGCATTGGAGTGTACCAGTTACTAATTGGCTTCCCGGTACCGATCGCGCTAGCGCTCTTAATCAACGAGCTGCGATCTAAGAGGATTAGCCGTTTTGTACAAACCGTTACCTATGCGCCTCACTTTTTGTCCACGGTCGTTATGGTAGGAATGATCTTCATTTTCCTCTCGCCACAAACGGGAATCGTGAATGGACTGATCACCTGGTTTAGGGGAACACCCATCGATTTTATGACGGAGCCAGCGTGGTTTAAAAGTATATATGTTGGTTCGGGTGTATGGCAGCAAATGGGCTGGAGCTCCATCATCTATCTGGCTGCTTTAACCGGTATCGATCCACAGCTTCACGAAGCGGCAAGGGTGGACGGAGCGAGCCGCTGGCAGCGCATCTGGCATGTCAATTTACCAGGCATTATACCTACGATCATCATTTTGCTCATCCTGAATATGGGTTCCTTGCTCAGTGTTGGCTTCGAGAAGGTATACCTGATGCAGAACTCGCTCAATATGTCTTCATCTGATATTATCTCGACCCATGTATACCACAAAGGGATCATTGATGGGCAATACAGTTATTCCGCGGCCGTCGGTCTGTTCAATTCAATCGTCAATTTCACTTTACTTGTAATTGTCAATCGAATGGCCCGTAAAGTAAACGGCACAAGCTTATGGTAG
- a CDS encoding carbohydrate ABC transporter permease, with product MQQQFNSEKLFDWFVHALLALICIVVLYPLVFVLAASISSPDSVMRGEVWLWPKQITLIGYYRVFQNSEILTGYTNTIIYTIVGTAINLVMSVAAAFPLSRRDFYGRNLFAALMVFTMFFSGGMIPSYLLVKDLGMLNSMWALIIPGAVSVYNILIMRTFFQNGIPQEMQEAASIDGCSNLGTLVKIVLPLSMPIIAVMILFYSVGHWNAYFSALIYLTDRDQYPLQLFLREILIQGQMQEMLGVGDDTNANVVMEGEAIKYALVIVANLPIFLLYPFLQKYFAKGVMIGAIKG from the coding sequence ATGCAGCAGCAATTCAACAGTGAGAAATTATTCGACTGGTTCGTCCATGCATTATTGGCGCTTATATGCATCGTTGTGTTATATCCGTTAGTGTTCGTTCTGGCGGCATCCATTAGCAGTCCCGACTCGGTCATGCGAGGTGAGGTTTGGCTTTGGCCGAAACAAATTACGTTAATTGGATATTATAGAGTTTTTCAAAACAGTGAAATTTTAACTGGTTATACGAACACGATTATTTATACCATAGTCGGGACCGCCATCAATCTGGTTATGTCGGTCGCAGCAGCTTTTCCTCTTTCACGAAGAGATTTTTATGGACGCAATCTTTTTGCTGCTTTGATGGTGTTTACGATGTTTTTCAGCGGGGGCATGATTCCGTCCTATCTATTGGTCAAAGATTTGGGGATGCTGAACTCGATGTGGGCGCTAATTATTCCGGGAGCCGTATCCGTTTATAATATTTTAATCATGCGAACTTTTTTTCAAAACGGTATTCCGCAAGAGATGCAAGAAGCCGCTTCGATTGATGGTTGTTCGAATTTAGGTACGCTTGTGAAGATTGTGCTGCCGCTATCGATGCCAATTATAGCGGTCATGATCCTATTTTACAGTGTAGGACATTGGAATGCCTATTTCAGTGCCCTCATTTATTTGACCGATCGTGATCAATACCCGTTGCAGCTGTTCTTGCGCGAAATCCTGATTCAGGGACAAATGCAGGAGATGTTAGGAGTAGGCGACGATACGAATGCTAATGTCGTAATGGAAGGTGAAGCCATCAAGTATGCACTGGTCATCGTTGCTAATTTGCCAATATTTCTGTTGTACCCATTTCTTCAAAAATATTTTGCCAAGGGCGTTATGATCGGTGCGATCAAAGGATAA